The genome window CTCCTGCTTAGCTTTCTTGGTATATCAGCTGTTCCTGTGTTctgcttcttcatttttatttttattttttacttttcaaTGTTCTCACTTTTACACCATACCAGGAAAGTGAAAGCTAAAATCATGATTAAAATTAGAAAGCATAGGGGGAACATGCAGATTTGAGAACAGTAGGTGGGTAAAACAAGAAGGGAAGGGGGCAGACAGCAAAATAGGTGGGGAGAGGGTGGAGAAGACAGGCAAAAATAGAAGACAATTTGTGTTGAGAATGAGAACTAAAGAATCAAATTGGGATGTGCATAGATAGTGCATCAAATGTTCTCCCCCTGTGTGGATGCAAATACTGGAATGATCTTGTCAAACCAATAACTAAAAGTATCAGAACAATGTAGAGTAATGGTTCCcaacttgggtcctcagatgtacTTGgacaaactcctagaagccttcaccactagcttctAATGTAACAAGAGAGGGTTCAGATACTTTGCCTTCACAGCAGTCCTTCACCAGCCTTCTCATCCACCTTAGTCTGTTCTCAGGATGGTTGATTctagtagaatcatagaatagtgaagctggaaggagcctataagaccatcaagtccaatcccctgctcaatgcaggaatacaaatcaaaggatatctgcaaggtggttgtctacgtttctcttgaatgcctccagtgttggagcactctccacctcccaaaataattggttccactgtcttactgctctaacaggaagtttttcctgatattgaatcaaaacatggcttcctgtaacttgagcccattgttgcgtgtcctgcactctgggatgattgagaacagatcctgcccacctcctatgtatgacagcctttcaagtacttaaaaagtgttatcatatcatatcacccctctgtcttcttttctcaagactaaaaatgcccaattctttcagtgtttcctcacagggcttggtttccagctcccctgatcatccttgttgccttttcTGAACTtaattgttccaatttgtcagcatccttcttaaagtgtggtgtccaaaactggacacagtgctcaaggtgaggcctaaccactgctgaatagaagggagactagcacctcgtgggaattggaaactatacttctgttaatgcagcctaaaatagcatttgcctttttcgtAGCCACATCactctgttggctcatattcagcttgtgatctacaacaattccaatacTTGCAGTATTGCTAAaacaggtatctcccatcttgtaactgtgtgtttgtgttttttttttcctgaggggaaaaaatacaaatgcactttgcacttttccctcttgaatttcattctgttgttttcagcccaatgctccagcctatcaagatcattttgaattttgtttctgtcttccagggtattagcttgTCCACTCAATCTTGTGTAATtcgcaaatttgacaagcattccctgcactccctcatgaaaatcattaataaaaatgttgaagagcaccagacccaggactgagacttggggtaccccacttgttacctcctcccagttggagaaggagccattaatcatcaccgtCTGAGTAGGATTCAATAGCCaattgtatatccacctgacacttgaacTGTCTaacccacacctagttatcttgctaatAAGGATATcctgggacactttgtcaaaagctttcctgaaggCAAAATTTATTATGTCTATGGCATTCcttctatcagggaggttacccaatcaaaaatgagatcagattagtctggcaggattaattcttgacaaatctgtgttggcttctagttattaccacattgttttctaggtacttgcatagtgactgttttataatttgttccacaaTTTTCCCCGGGATTGACATcaagctgactggcctgtagttcccagtttcctcctttttgcccttttttgacGATAGCCCTCccccaatcatctggcacctcacccatttcccatgatttcaagaaaataatggacagcagctctgagagttcttcagctaaTTCcatcagtactcttggatgcaattcatctggccctggagagttgaactcattcaaggtggtaaggtatcaGGCTCCTTAGAGGGACAAAGGACTGGAGATGAGTGAAAATTGCACTcctgcagtctttctccacccgTTGTCATAGGTTGTTAATACTCATTAACagtggtttttctggtttgtggtcctgatctttctgggggcACATGAAGATATCCTTCTTGTGGGGATAAAGTATCTTCTGAAGAAATATCCAGACAAGACTCCCTTACTTCAGAAGATACCTAATCCTCACTTGAATGTTGTAAGGATAAAGTACAAAAGAGGAGAGCCATATAAGCTGCCTTGACTTCATTATAgtaaaggtgggatataaatataagaaacaaaTAAGTTATGTCTACTTTGCCATTACATACTCTGTCATCAGAAGTGGAATTAAAGCAAGTTGAGGCCTTAAGGCCAAATGACATATGACTGGGgctctgtaggcatccttcactctcaagagactatggtaacgtgctctgaaacAGTGTCAAACAGGTCTTGAAACACTGTCtagggtggctgagaaggccaattcgagagtgaaaatcccttccacactgaagacaaatacaacctgtcccctatccagatccctgattttgctcatttgtctctttgcctcagcctgctgaactagtgcctcttcaaattgggagaggtcatgctccactgcctgcctccaggctgaatgctcagatgtcaaggtttcccatctgttgaggtctattcctaaggccttcagatcccgcttgcagatattcttgtatggcagctatggtctccctctgaggtgctttccctgcactaattctccaacaatcaaccattctcacgacatgcccaagccaatgtagatgttgctgtttcagtaatgtatacatgctaaaatttccagctcgttctaggacgactctgtttggaactttgtcctgccaggtgataccaaaaatgtgtcagagccAACGCATGTGGAACATGTTCAACaacctctcctgccatgcacaaagggtccaggactcactgcagtagaggagtgcactcaggacacaggctctatagacctggatcttggtatatgctgtcaacttTTTATTATGGCATACTCTCTTCGTTAGTccagagaacatgatagctgctttgccaatgtgtttatccagcccaacatctagagagagggtgtcagagatcactGAGCCAAGGTAAACAAAAccatgaacaacctctaattcttgtgtacagatggtaatagagggaggtgaatccacgccctggcccatgacttgtgttttcttcagactgattgttagtccaaaatcttggcaaaccttactaaaacaattaagttgttggaggtcttcagcagaatgggcaacaacagctgcatcattggtgaagaggaggTCCCACATCCATTTCAGctagactttggtcttcgctctcaacctagagagattaaagagctttccatcttatCTAGTCCatagacagacaccttctgttgcagttccaaaagcatgcttcagcatgacagaaaaaaagatcCCATACAgagttggtgcaaggacacagccctttttcactccacttcagatgtcaaaaggatctgatgttgagccaacGAAagctacagtgcctttcatttcctcacgaaaggacctgatgatgttaaagagtcgaggtgggcatccaatattgggaagtactttaaaaaggctgtccctgctaaccaaatcaaagccctttgtaagatctatgaaggccacaaagagcggctgttgttgttccctacatttctcctgcaactatctgaGGGGAAAAACCACATCAATGGTGCATCTGTTAGcttaaaatccacactgtgattctggataaactctgtctgcaggccctcttcagcacaacatgggcaagcagcttccctacagtgctgagaagagagatgccacggtagttattgcagtcgcccctgtttcctttgttcttgtacaatgtgacgatgtttgcatccatcatgttctgtggtactccaccttccctccagcaaagacaaaagatttcatccagctcagtggtgatggtctctttacagcacttcaggaCTTCAACAGGGATGCTAACAATGTCCAGGATcactctaccaccaccaccaaattccAGCCTCCGTTTCTCCTACTAACCCTAATCTGAACCAATGTATTTCCATCTAACCtgcttttaagtgaaaatagaaGTATTGGGAGATCATCTCACTTCACTCGCTGGAGTAACTCAGCCCATAGAGAACACATAGGTTAGGGAGAGAGAGTGAAGGGCATGCAGGCAGAATGAGGAATAACAGAGCACAAATGCAGATTTAAGCCAGAATGTTCAGAGTGAATCTTCTCAACTGAGTTCAGTAAGACCAAATCAAGCAAGCTCTCCTCAAAGCCATAACTGCCAAGGATAAGAGGGACACCATAATTAAGCCCCAACTGCTTTAGTTGAGAGATAGAGACACAGGCACAGAATCATCTGTTGAGATTCTgacatgaaaatgtattaaatattaatgttgtatagttaaatatAAAATGGCTGATtctacctgagtcactgtactgattatattcaggtgtgggtatcaaggattaagacttaatgttgtacagctgtgtacatgatgaaactgtgaaaatgaagtaatgtattttctgattggtcacagaattGCACATAAGTCATCTGTAAAATGAAAGTCTTTATCtcctgtaagtcagatcactttttttcTATGCTGCGTGTTGCTTCATgttatgttatgctgccagaggaatgtctatttatgtatatacagtggcgcctcaacttactaacttaattggttccagaactccggttgtaactcgaaatggtcgtacgttgaagcaccatttcccataggaatgcattgaaatgcaattaatctgtttcggttgaagaaaaaaaatcacacacaccaccaaaaaaccaaaaacactgtaagacccattggaaacgcgaaaaatccgttctggccaaaggaaaaaaagaaaagaaaagcaaaggaaccgtgcaagacccatcgggaaggcaaaaaaagcaaagcagaaagcaagcaaaccgtgcaagacccattggaaatgcaaaaaaaaagcaaagcagaaagcaagcaaaccgtgcaagaccattggaaatggggggggggacccaaaagcaaacaaacctcccaagacccactggaaatgggaaaaaaaacccaaaagcaaacaaccaaccccaagacctatcggaaatgggggggggggactcaaaaaAACAAGACCTattacagcatagaaacataatcatAAACATCGAAACCCGTCCCCAaaacacactgcaaaacccacccagaacagtttttaaaaagcagaaaacagcaccttaccttaccaggcagcctgaagcctcctccaatcgcactcactctaaccattggggcgaaagagctacaaagaagcaggctcttcgcctaccaatggttagcacatttgaattccccgccttttttccctgcctttttttggttgtaaaatcaaagcaaaattttgtggtcggagctggttgtaactggaaatggtcgtaagtcgggataTTCGTAAGTTGGGatatttgtaagtcgaggcaccactgtatgtaaatagactaagttgttggttttactctctcagtgtcatagtgtcataagtatctctgctaaccaatgtCTCCTTACTCttctgatgttatgagaatacacattataatcaaaattctcaacatcaTCTTTTCTGCTTTAAGGATCCAGACAAAAGGAAGTGTCTCGAAGATGTGCTATATAAGACTGTCAGAGCAGCTACGTAGCAGTGTTTTGATTAATGCTGCTAGGTGTTCATCAAAAGAACAGAACATAGTAACGGCCCTGCCTTGGAGAGGGCAGAAAAGGCATTGTGCTGTGGATTAATCTGTGGCAGAAACTGAACAAGAGCGGATAAAGACATGAAGCATGCATCGGCTCTAGGAAGAGGCCCTCACTTTTAACAATAAGCTGCTCTGCCAATCAAACTGCATAGCACAGAGCTGAGCAGGTATGCATACAAAAGCATTCCCTCATTACCTTGCAGAAGGCACAATAGTGGCAAAGAGAGCCTGCCTCGTATTTGTCATCCTCATCGTCGTCTTCatcctcatcctcttcttcttcaaggggaaagagagaaacagatatGGCTGCCTGTATCATTCTGGGGATTTTtggttgggggaggggagaggtccAGACCACAGCTAAAATCCAAGGGAACATGGGGACCTCATGGGATGCTGCTGAAGACAGGAGAGCTGGACCTCTGAGTTTATTAAAGAGGGGAATAATGAGTAATGAATTTGGAGATAAACAGGAGGCCATCCTAGTTGGGGAAAAAGAGAATAGTTCTGGAGCCAGGGGATGCGGTTCAGCGTGGGGAACACTGCCAAAAAGATCTATAATTTCTGCATCCACTCGGGCATTCAAGAGGGTGGAGAAGGCTAGAAGCCAGGATGTCTGATTTGTCCTGACTCATCAGTTTCTCCCAATAGAAATATAGTTCCATCACATCTCTGCCATCCTGCAAAAACTGAGTTTCTCTCACCTTTATGTCCTTCATGGTGTGTCCTCCTAGCTTCTTCATGATCCtgctcatcttcctcttcttcttcagaagAAGCCTCATCAGACTCTTCTTCATCACcatagtgatggtggtggtgttgaTGGTGATGATGCTCTCCGTCTTCctcgtcatcatcgtcatcgtcatcatcttcatcatggTGATGATGGCCACCATGGTGATGGTGCCCATGGGCCTCATCTTCatcatggtgatgatggtggtgatgaccTGTGTGTTGTTCTTCAtcctcatcctcttcctcctctctgtaGTAGTGGTGACCATGATGCCCATGATGAGGGTGTTCATTTTCCTCActgtcatcatcttcatcttcatcatcatggTAGTGATGCTGATGATCACCATGATGTTCATGATGGTGGTGATGCTCATCCTCTTCATCATGGTGGTGTTGATCATGATGTCCATGATGGTGCTTCTGAGGTTCATCATCGTCATtatcattatgatgatgatgtccaCCATGATGGTCatcatggtggtggtgatgcttgccatgatcatcatcaccaccatgaTCATGTTGTTCACTCTCATGATGGTCACCGTTGTGGTGATGATGGTGCCCTTCTTGGTGCTGTCCTGCTTCATGATGGTGAGAGGGATAGTGATGATGGTCATCATTGCCATCCCCAGTATCTGTGTGCTGATCATGATGCCCATGGTGGTGGTGCTCCTTGTGATCATGGTGTTCATCCTCATGGTCATGGTGGCTTATATCAtcatgatggtggtggtgttcaTGGTGGTAGTGCTGCTCTTGTCCATGTGCAATTGGGAGCTGGAACGAGCAAAGCAGAACCAATAGGAGACCCAACATCCAGGCCTTCCGGGAACCCATGGCAGATGGAGGGAATTACACAGCTTCTACACAGTCTGTAAAAAGTCCCAAAAGAAAGCAACCAGGAAAAGCAGGCATCAGACAAGGAGAACTGCAGGGCAGAAATACCGTTTCCAGATCTGTTTTTTTGTGAGCGACGTTTACAGCTGGCCCAGATTAGCCCTTCAACCTTCAGCCAATGACTGCTTGACCCAGCCTCCAAGACAGATGAAACAGACAAGCCATGGGGCGCTGCCATGCCCTTATATGAGGTGGCTGGGCTGGAGCGGTTGGAGAGGCACAAAGAGAGCTAAGCTGCTTGCCATAGCGGCACGCTATTATTAGCTGTTAGGAGCAACTGTGCCTTCTCTCCATGTGTGCGGGGCAGGCAGAGTTTCAGAGGAGAGAGAAATCTGAGCTAGGATTCCTGGGCTCTCTGGGAGAAGGGCCTATTGCCTTGAGCTAGGGAAACAGGAAACTCAGAGTCCTGGTTTCTTTGGTGCCTAGGTGCTCCCTGAATGAAGACAAAGGTTGATATTCAGATATTACCAAACAGttaagagaaagg of Pogona vitticeps strain Pit_001003342236 chromosome 6, PviZW2.1, whole genome shotgun sequence contains these proteins:
- the LOC110079183 gene encoding uncharacterized protein LOC110079183 isoform X1 → MTMRMNTMITRSTTTMGIMISTQILGMAMMTIITIPLTIMKQDSTKKGTIITTTVTIMRVNNMIMVVMMIMASITTTMMTIMVDIIIIMIMTMMNLRSTIMDIMINTTMMKRMSITTIMNIMVIISITTMMMKMKMMTVRKMNTLIMGIMVTTTTERRKRMRMKNNTQVITTIITMMKMRPMGTITMVAIITMMKMMTMTMMTRKTESIITINTTTITMVMKKSLMRLLLKKKRKMSRIMKKLGGHTMKDIKKKRMRMKTTMRMTNTRQALFATIVPSASIARNVKPSAPVKKETPVITVQAVSIVISVTFALSVRQPVHQGAL
- the LOC110079183 gene encoding uncharacterized protein LOC110079183 isoform X2 — translated: MTMRMNTMITRSTTTMGIMISTQILGMAMMTIITIPLTIMKQDSTKKGTIITTTVTIMRVNNMIMVVMMIMASITTTMMTIMVDIIIIMIMTMMNLRSTIMDIMINTTMMKRMSITTIMNIMVIISITTMMMKMKMMTVRKMNTLIMGIMVTTTTERRKRMRMKNNTQVITTIITMMKMRPMGTITMVAIITMMKMMTMTMMTRKTESIITINTTTITMVMKKSLMRLLLKKKRKMSRIMKKLGGHTMKDIKKRMRMKTTMRMTNTRQALFATIVPSASIARNVKPSAPVKKETPVITVQAVSIVISVTFALSVRQPVHQGAL